From Mercenaria mercenaria strain notata chromosome 17, MADL_Memer_1, whole genome shotgun sequence, the proteins below share one genomic window:
- the LOC123537179 gene encoding melanocyte-stimulating hormone receptor-like, giving the protein MFRSDNTTLEGAADFVELIGNYTEDRSFSLDNVTTDPGYPWDYKYFYFFDYEAWYNQFRFKLELFLWTKLTLVLAIVCILGNVLIIIVLTQKTSRIFSTSIFICSLAFSDMFISIYLLEGFLISNGYIVKAYHEVDCLFRLFLPRAGSRASSMMLAVISIERAVSVKIPHKVKLIFTVKAARLIVTAVWFIAISTTGLTTYVYTYVIFRDTPQCLIDQTNKRIAYRVNFFIGKTLLIGAWIVNLVCMIYIIKALTKNVVGKDKSNKKRIKSVTKTLLIVNIVYFLCVTPDLCYNTYIFVLRNVIYVRWSFIEYSNHFNANNIMILIGYCNNVSNFFIYFLSGSKFRSETKDYFLSCLRKTKTQN; this is encoded by the coding sequence atgtttcGTTCGGATAACACAACACTGGAAGGCGCTGCTGATTTTGTGGAACTCATTGGAAATTACACAGAGGATCGAAGTTTTTCTCTTGATAATGTAACCACCGATCCAGGATACCCTTGGGATTACAAGTACTTCTATTTCTTCGACTACGAGGCGTGGTACAATCAATTTCGTTTCAAATTGGAATTATTTCTATGGACAAAGCTGACCCTTGTTCTAGCTATTGTGTGTATTCTTGGCAATGTTCTTATCATAATTGTTCTCACGCAGAAAACTAGCAGAATTTTTTCAACGTCAATTTTTATATGTTCCCTTGCGTTTTCCGACATGTTCATTAGTATATATTTGTTAGAAGGGTTTTTGATTTCGAACGGTTATATAGTAAAGGCATACCATGAGGTCGACTGCCTCTTCCGGCTCTTCTTGCCTAGGGCAGGATCAAGGGCGTCAAGCATGATGTTGGCCGTTATTTCTATCGAGAGAGCCGTGAGTGTTAAAATTCCGCATAAAGTCAAACTGATATTTACCGTAAAAGCCGCGCGACTGATCGTCACCGCTGTATGGTTTATTGCCATCTCAACAACGGGCTTAACTACGTATGTGTACACCTACGTTATTTTTAGGGATACGCCACAATGTCTAATtgatcaaacaaacaaaagaatagcGTATAGGGTAAACTTTTTTATCGGCAAAACACTCCTTATTGGTGCGTGGATCGTAAATTTGGTTTGTATGATTTATATAATTAAGGCACTAACAAAAAATGTCGTTGGAAAggacaaatcaaacaaaaaacgAATAAAATCCGTCACCAAAACCTTACTTATTGTAAACATCGTTTATTTCCTGTGCGTGACGCCTGACTTGTGTTACAATACCTACATTTTCGTGCTTAGAAATGTAATCTACGTCAGATGGTCTTTTATTGAATACAGCAACCATTTTAATGCCAACAATATAATGATACTTATCGGTTATTGCAACAATGTTTCGAACTTCTTCATTTATTTTCTGAGTGGCTCAAAATTTCGGAGTGAAACTAAAGATTACTTTCTGTCGTGCctgagaaaaacaaaaacacagaaCTGA